A stretch of Candidatus Beckwithbacteria bacterium DNA encodes these proteins:
- a CDS encoding ABC transporter ATP-binding protein: MKKDLAIQVSQLSKKYLIDTFHHSPPVPQNTLSILKTNLFNKNKTEIFWALKNINFKIKKGEIVGIVGANGAGKSTLLKILSQIVEPTSGEVKLRGKISSLLEVGTGFNPELTGRENIYLNGAILGMSRKEIERKFDNIIDFSGVKKFLDVPIKRYSSGMQVRLAFSVAAHLDSDILLIDEVLAVGDVEFQKKCLGKIDDISKNESRTVLFVSHNIGIVKRLCNRIILLENGKVKLDGSSDDAIEEYFKVDHTPTEGKINLSSVPRRDNLVKAITSCWFQSLEGKSKTVFAMGKPMQICYHFKLNKSYPDLNFTCMIFNIYGDRVTTLSTFLNQNKVYNNIKEGTVIFNVPCLRLTPGAYKISLYLLDKIGNSIDRTEMAAEFKVMPNNIFSSIYTFSSGHGFLYLDATIDVV; encoded by the coding sequence ATGAAGAAGGATTTAGCAATTCAAGTTAGCCAATTAAGCAAAAAGTATTTAATTGATACTTTTCATCATTCGCCTCCTGTTCCCCAAAATACATTATCTATTTTAAAAACCAATCTTTTTAATAAAAACAAAACTGAGATTTTTTGGGCTTTAAAAAATATTAATTTTAAGATTAAAAAAGGTGAAATTGTTGGTATTGTGGGTGCTAATGGAGCTGGAAAATCTACGCTTTTAAAGATTTTATCCCAAATAGTGGAGCCTACTTCAGGTGAAGTGAAACTTAGAGGTAAAATTTCTTCCTTGTTAGAGGTTGGCACTGGATTTAACCCTGAATTAACCGGAAGAGAAAACATATATCTAAATGGTGCCATTTTAGGCATGAGCCGCAAAGAAATTGAGAGAAAGTTCGATAACATAATTGACTTTAGTGGTGTAAAAAAATTTTTAGATGTGCCGATCAAAAGATATTCATCTGGAATGCAAGTAAGATTAGCTTTTTCTGTAGCAGCCCACCTTGATTCAGATATTTTACTTATTGATGAAGTGCTTGCAGTCGGAGATGTGGAATTTCAAAAAAAATGTTTAGGAAAAATTGATGATATTTCTAAAAACGAAAGTCGAACAGTTTTGTTTGTTAGTCACAATATTGGCATAGTTAAAAGATTATGCAATCGAATCATCTTACTAGAAAATGGAAAAGTAAAACTTGATGGCTCAAGCGACGACGCTATTGAGGAGTATTTCAAAGTAGATCATACTCCCACTGAAGGCAAGATTAATTTAAGTAGCGTTCCTAGAAGAGACAATCTGGTAAAAGCTATTACTTCATGTTGGTTTCAGTCTCTTGAAGGGAAAAGTAAAACTGTTTTTGCCATGGGTAAGCCAATGCAGATTTGCTATCATTTCAAATTAAATAAATCATATCCTGATCTTAATTTTACCTGTATGATTTTTAATATATACGGGGATAGAGTAACTACTTTATCAACCTTTCTTAATCAAAATAAGGTTTACAACAATATTAAAGAAGGAACAGTAATATTTAACGTCCCTTGTTTGCGATTAACTCCTGGTGCTTACAAAATAAGTTTATACCTTTTAGACAAAATTGGTAACTCTATAGATCGTACAGAAATGGCAGCAGAATTTAAAGTGATGCCAAACAATATCTTTTCATCTATATATACGTTTTCATCTGGTCATGGTTTTCTTTACTTAGATGCTACAATCGATGTGGTATGA
- a CDS encoding ABC transporter permease: protein MVDKITIIKPQQGFISINFKELWRYRELLLALMIRDIKVRYKQTYLGIAWAIMQPFTQMVVFSFFFGKLAKIPSDGVPYPIFSYSGLILWTFFSNSISAVSNSMINSSTIIKKVYFPRLISPIASSLVYIVDYIIAFTILIGLIFFYNFPLRLEFLLIPMVVFGTWLLSIGVGCFLASINIRYRDVRYALPFFIQLLLYITPVIYPASVAGQFEWIVNINPMTGFMELHRSLILGLPIKINQIIISLIITIVFLVIGLLTFKKMEKNIVDIV from the coding sequence ATGGTAGATAAAATTACAATAATTAAACCTCAACAAGGTTTTATTTCTATAAATTTCAAAGAGCTTTGGAGATATCGGGAACTACTATTAGCCCTAATGATAAGAGACATTAAGGTGCGATATAAACAAACATACTTAGGGATAGCTTGGGCCATCATGCAACCATTTACTCAGATGGTTGTGTTTAGCTTCTTTTTTGGTAAACTGGCAAAAATTCCTTCGGATGGAGTTCCTTATCCCATCTTCTCGTATTCTGGATTAATCCTTTGGACTTTTTTTAGCAATAGCATTAGTGCAGTTAGCAATAGCATGATAAACAGCTCTACTATTATTAAAAAAGTATATTTTCCTAGGCTTATTTCTCCCATAGCTAGTTCTTTGGTTTATATAGTTGACTATATTATTGCTTTTACTATTTTGATCGGTTTAATATTTTTTTATAATTTCCCTTTACGCTTAGAATTTTTATTAATTCCCATGGTAGTATTTGGTACTTGGTTACTAAGCATTGGTGTTGGTTGTTTTCTAGCATCAATAAACATTCGTTATAGAGATGTTCGTTATGCTTTGCCGTTTTTTATTCAACTTCTTTTATACATTACGCCTGTCATTTACCCTGCATCAGTAGCTGGGCAATTTGAATGGATCGTCAATATAAATCCAATGACTGGATTTATGGAGCTTCATCGTTCTCTAATTTTGGGATTACCCATTAAAATCAATCAAATTATAATTTCACTTATAATTACAATAGTCTTTTTAGTAATTGGATTACTGACATTCAAAAAAATGGAAAAAAACATTGTTGATATTGTTTAA